Proteins encoded in a region of the Mesoflavibacter profundi genome:
- a CDS encoding O-methyltransferase, which translates to MYFLPEKLDDYVVAHSEEEPELLQQLTRETYQKILQPIMLSGPYQGRVLSMISKLVRPKTILELGTFTGYATLCLAEGLDKNGQIHTIDINEELHDFQRKYFDKSAYGDQIIQHTGSALDIIPALDMTFDLVFIDADKPNYVNYFHLIIEKLNPGGIILSDNVLWHGKVVEPLNEKDTSTKAVLEFNTLLKDDHRIETVLLPIRDGLTISRKK; encoded by the coding sequence ATGTATTTTTTACCAGAAAAATTAGACGATTATGTTGTTGCACATTCTGAAGAAGAGCCTGAATTACTACAACAACTAACTAGAGAAACCTACCAAAAAATTTTACAACCAATTATGCTTTCTGGACCGTATCAAGGTCGTGTGTTAAGCATGATTTCTAAATTAGTGCGTCCAAAAACTATTTTAGAATTAGGTACTTTTACAGGTTACGCTACACTTTGTTTAGCTGAAGGTTTAGATAAAAATGGTCAAATCCATACTATAGATATTAATGAAGAATTGCATGATTTTCAGCGTAAATATTTTGACAAATCGGCTTATGGAGATCAAATCATTCAGCATACAGGAAGTGCTTTAGATATTATTCCTGCTTTAGATATGACATTTGATTTAGTATTTATTGATGCCGATAAACCTAATTACGTAAATTACTTTCATTTAATTATTGAAAAGCTAAATCCTGGCGGAATTATTCTATCGGATAACGTCTTATGGCACGGTAAAGTGGTTGAGCCTTTAAACGAAAAAGACACATCTACAAAAGCTGTTTTAGAGTTTAATACACTTTTAAAAGACGACCATCGCATAGAAACTGTCTTACTACCAATACGTGATGGATTGACTATTAGTAGAAAAAAATAG
- a CDS encoding amidohydrolase family protein: protein MSKRKLRINGHSHLLPYPEEIPQFMKDKGIFWVDKDRKYMLQKDWNRPITDSSFFLNEKLEWMERNKIDHAVVLNLSQLYGNGLRVEEMKQALRFQNDFNAKIQHENPSKFTTGFVVHPGFVRGACWEIERCVEELGMRLLCLPTHYMDTIGTWRCIFDEENEPIFELANKYNLAVEIHPYDGEKFIKLENTSWRFHLIWMLAQCADAYHFLTLNGYQDKYPNMRTCFAHGGQLAQINLGRRIQGFDGRPDLFEGKHHPRKAVAHPNIFFDTLVHDTGGLQLLIKNQTSKQVLMGLDDPYPLGEMESVKQSSYPGKILDLAIERDIINETERDAIWEDNVIRWLCGNDEAEKDKLYKRILG from the coding sequence ATGAGCAAACGCAAACTAAGAATTAACGGTCATTCACACTTACTGCCTTATCCGGAAGAAATTCCGCAATTTATGAAGGATAAAGGTATTTTTTGGGTAGATAAAGACCGTAAATACATGCTTCAAAAAGATTGGAATAGACCTATTACAGATTCTAGTTTTTTCTTAAACGAAAAATTAGAATGGATGGAGCGCAACAAAATAGACCATGCAGTTGTGCTAAACTTATCTCAGTTATATGGTAATGGTTTGCGTGTTGAAGAAATGAAGCAAGCCTTACGTTTTCAAAATGATTTTAATGCTAAAATTCAGCATGAAAATCCAAGTAAATTTACGACAGGATTTGTAGTGCATCCAGGATTTGTACGTGGTGCTTGTTGGGAAATTGAACGTTGTGTGGAAGAATTAGGTATGCGTTTATTGTGTCTACCAACGCATTACATGGATACGATTGGGACTTGGCGTTGTATTTTTGATGAAGAAAACGAACCTATTTTTGAATTGGCCAATAAATATAATTTAGCTGTTGAAATTCACCCGTACGATGGTGAAAAATTTATTAAATTAGAAAATACCTCGTGGCGATTTCATTTGATTTGGATGTTAGCACAATGTGCAGATGCGTATCACTTTTTAACCTTAAATGGCTATCAAGATAAATATCCAAACATGCGAACTTGTTTTGCGCATGGCGGACAATTGGCACAGATTAATTTAGGACGACGCATACAAGGTTTTGATGGGAGACCAGATTTATTTGAAGGTAAACATCACCCAAGAAAAGCTGTAGCGCATCCTAATATTTTCTTTGATACATTGGTACATGATACTGGCGGACTTCAATTATTGATTAAAAATCAAACATCTAAACAAGTCTTAATGGGATTAGACGATCCATATCCTTTAGGTGAAATGGAAAGCGTAAAACAAAGTTCTTATCCTGGTAAAATACTAGATCTAGCTATAGAAAGAGATATTATTAATGAAACCGAACGTGATGCAATATGGGAAGACAATGTAATACGTTGGCTTTGCGGAAATGATGAAGCTGAAAAAGATAAATTATATAAGCGAATTTTAGGATAA
- a CDS encoding 3-hydroxyanthranilate 3,4-dioxygenase — MSKLFPPINFKAWIEENRHLLKPPVGNKVVWKDADVIVMVVGGPNDRQDYHYNETPEFFHQIEGDMVLKVIEDGKPKDIHIKEGEIFVLPPKVPHSPQRSANTVGLVIEYPRPEGVMDKLQWYSDEDTSLIYEEEFMLDNIETDMPAIFDRYNDMVKKGAFKK; from the coding sequence ATGAGCAAATTATTTCCGCCTATTAATTTTAAAGCATGGATTGAAGAAAATCGTCATTTACTAAAACCACCTGTTGGTAATAAAGTGGTTTGGAAAGATGCCGATGTTATTGTTATGGTTGTTGGTGGACCAAACGATAGACAAGATTATCACTATAATGAAACACCTGAATTTTTCCATCAAATTGAAGGTGATATGGTCTTAAAAGTGATTGAAGATGGTAAACCAAAAGATATTCATATTAAAGAAGGTGAAATTTTTGTGTTACCGCCAAAAGTACCACATTCACCTCAACGTAGTGCAAACACTGTTGGTTTGGTGATCGAATATCCAAGACCAGAAGGTGTTATGGATAAGTTACAATGGTACTCGGATGAAGATACAAGTTTGATTTATGAAGAAGAATTTATGCTTGATAATATAGAAACTGATATGCCTGCTATTTTTGACCGTTATAACGATATGGTTAAAAAAGGTGCTTTTAAAAAATAA
- a CDS encoding SDR family oxidoreductase gives MDLKLNNKYALVCGSTAGIGKATALALAEEGANITLVARNEDKLKAVLDELPKHRNHDYIVADFSNPMELKEKVESYIKNNHGFHVLVNNTGGPAGGPVFDAKIEEFESAFTQHLKCNHVLAQAVVPFMKDEEYGRIVNVISTSVKQPLDGLGVSNTIRGAVANWSKTLANELGQFSITVNNVLPGATGTERLTEIIKNKSAKTGKTEEESANAMKSAVPAKRFAKPEELAAAITFLASDKASYINGINLPVDGGRTKSL, from the coding sequence ATGGACTTAAAACTAAACAACAAATACGCACTAGTTTGTGGTAGCACAGCAGGTATTGGTAAAGCAACTGCTTTAGCTTTAGCTGAAGAAGGTGCAAATATTACACTAGTAGCAAGAAACGAAGACAAGCTAAAAGCTGTTTTAGACGAATTACCAAAACACAGAAACCACGATTATATCGTAGCCGATTTTTCTAATCCGATGGAATTAAAAGAAAAAGTTGAAAGCTATATTAAGAATAATCACGGATTTCATGTCTTGGTAAACAATACTGGTGGACCAGCTGGCGGACCAGTTTTTGATGCAAAAATTGAAGAATTTGAAAGCGCTTTTACACAACATTTAAAATGTAATCATGTATTGGCACAAGCTGTTGTTCCGTTTATGAAAGATGAAGAATATGGACGTATTGTTAACGTAATTTCTACCTCTGTAAAACAGCCATTAGATGGACTTGGTGTAAGTAATACCATTCGTGGTGCTGTAGCCAACTGGAGCAAAACCTTGGCTAACGAGCTTGGACAGTTTAGTATTACTGTAAACAATGTGTTACCTGGAGCAACAGGAACAGAACGTTTAACTGAAATTATTAAAAACAAAAGCGCTAAAACTGGTAAAACAGAAGAAGAATCTGCTAATGCTATGAAAAGCGCTGTACCAGCAAAACGTTTTGCAAAACCAGAAGAATTAGCTGCAGCAATCACCTTTTTAGCAAGTGATAAAGCGAGTTACATTAACGGAATTAACCTTCCGGTTGATGGTGGTAGAACAAAAAGTTTATAA
- a CDS encoding aldehyde dehydrogenase, with amino-acid sequence MNIKNYINGDFSLPIANGWIDNYNPSNGEVYGQIPNSSKEDVEQAYQSAKSAFPSWSQTTLEERSRILIKISELLEANLDRFAEAESKDNGKPVSLAKMVDIPRAASNFRFFGNAITQFASESHESVGQNAVNYTLRQPIGVVGCISPWNLPLYLFTWKIAPAIAAGNCVVAKPSEVTPMTAYLLGEICNEAGLPKGVLNIVHGLGTTTGQAIVEHPNIKAISFTGGTATGTHIAKVAAPMFKKLSLELGGKNPNIIFADCDYDDMLNTTLRSSFANQGQICLCGSRIFVEETIYEKFKADFVEKVKSLKVGHPSEKDTNIGALVSKPHLEKVKSYIEIAKEEGATILCGGNEVTVKGYENGYYLQPTIIEVKTDDCRVNQEEIFGPVVTIMPFKTEDDVLEMANKVKYGLSATLWTNNLKRTMRMSNQLQAGIVWVNTWMMRDLRTPFGGVKASGVGREGGFEALRFFTEAKNVCIKY; translated from the coding sequence ATGAACATCAAAAACTACATAAACGGAGATTTCTCTCTTCCCATTGCTAATGGGTGGATTGACAACTACAACCCTTCAAATGGAGAAGTCTATGGACAAATCCCAAACTCATCAAAAGAAGACGTAGAACAAGCTTATCAAAGTGCTAAATCTGCTTTTCCTAGTTGGAGTCAAACTACTTTAGAAGAACGTAGCAGAATTCTAATTAAGATTTCAGAATTATTAGAAGCCAATTTAGACCGTTTTGCAGAAGCCGAAAGTAAGGACAACGGAAAACCAGTAAGTCTCGCCAAAATGGTCGATATACCTAGAGCTGCAAGTAATTTCAGATTTTTTGGAAATGCCATTACCCAATTTGCAAGTGAAAGCCACGAAAGCGTTGGTCAAAATGCTGTAAATTATACTCTACGCCAACCTATTGGTGTTGTTGGTTGCATCAGTCCTTGGAATTTACCTTTGTACCTGTTCACTTGGAAAATCGCACCAGCAATCGCTGCAGGTAATTGCGTTGTAGCCAAACCAAGCGAAGTTACACCAATGACTGCTTATTTGTTGGGAGAAATTTGTAACGAAGCTGGTTTACCAAAAGGCGTTTTAAATATTGTTCATGGTTTAGGCACTACGACAGGTCAAGCTATAGTAGAGCATCCAAATATCAAAGCTATTAGTTTTACTGGTGGAACAGCAACTGGCACACATATTGCCAAAGTTGCCGCACCAATGTTTAAAAAATTGTCTTTAGAATTAGGAGGTAAAAACCCAAATATCATCTTTGCCGATTGCGATTATGACGATATGCTGAACACAACGTTACGCTCGTCGTTTGCTAATCAAGGCCAGATTTGTTTATGTGGAAGCCGAATTTTTGTAGAGGAAACTATTTATGAGAAATTCAAAGCCGACTTTGTCGAAAAAGTTAAAAGCTTGAAAGTTGGTCATCCTTCAGAAAAAGACACGAATATAGGTGCTTTAGTTTCAAAACCGCACCTTGAAAAAGTGAAAAGCTACATCGAAATTGCTAAAGAAGAAGGTGCAACTATTTTATGTGGCGGAAACGAAGTTACTGTTAAAGGTTATGAAAACGGCTACTATTTACAACCAACAATTATTGAAGTTAAAACAGACGATTGTCGTGTAAACCAAGAAGAAATTTTTGGTCCAGTAGTGACCATTATGCCATTTAAAACTGAAGACGACGTGTTAGAAATGGCTAATAAGGTGAAATATGGATTATCAGCAACGCTATGGACGAATAACCTAAAACGCACGATGAGAATGAGCAACCAACTACAAGCTGGAATAGTTTGGGTAAACACTTGGATGATGCGCGATTTACGCACACCTTTTGGTGGCGTTAAAGCAAGCGGTGTTGGTCGCGAAGGTGGTTTTGAAGCTTTACGCTTTTTTACTGAGGCTAAAAATGTATGTATAAAGTATTAA
- a CDS encoding RidA family protein, which yields MNTNEGTKVTPRGAYPHVKMVGDFIFVSGTSSRRADNTIAGVELIDEMNTKKLDIEVQTREVLKNIDKNLQTVGASLKDVVDVTTFLVNMNDFAGYNKAYAEFFEKATGPTRTTVAVHQLPHPDLLVEIKVMAYKRKE from the coding sequence ATGAACACAAACGAAGGAACTAAAGTAACACCAAGAGGCGCATATCCTCACGTGAAAATGGTCGGCGATTTCATTTTCGTATCAGGAACCAGTTCAAGACGCGCTGACAATACGATTGCTGGTGTAGAACTTATTGACGAAATGAACACCAAAAAATTAGATATCGAAGTTCAAACTAGAGAAGTTTTAAAAAACATCGATAAAAATTTACAAACCGTTGGTGCAAGCTTGAAAGACGTGGTTGATGTAACTACCTTTTTAGTAAATATGAACGATTTTGCAGGTTACAACAAAGCCTACGCCGAGTTTTTTGAAAAAGCAACAGGACCAACAAGAACAACCGTTGCTGTACACCAATTACCGCATCCAGATTTGTTGGTTGAGATTAAGGTGATGGCGTACAAAAGAAAAGAGTAA
- a CDS encoding FAD-dependent oxidoreductase: MKQKENILIIGAGLCGSLLALRLAQRGYNVNVYESRPDLRTTDISAGRSINLALSDRGFKALRLANVEDKAREICIPMKGRLMHDTKGNTFASNYSGRDNEYINSISRGDLNGMLLTEADTYDNLTIHFNTECETVDLDTNTVHFKNRNTNEAFNVNADVIFGTDGAGSELRKSYFLQRKFLFSFSQNFLTHGYKELEIPAAVDGSHQISKDYLHIWPRGEYMLIALPNLDGSFTVTLFLGHEEGEYNFKDLDTEDNIKAFFKAQFPDALALIPNIADEFANNPTGALGTIKCSPWHYQGKTLILGDAAHAVVPFYGQGMNASFEDVAVLDSIIDKHEGDWETIFKTYQSVRKADADAIGELAEENYYEMRDHVATPMFKTKRQLEMQLEKHFPEHYFSKYSMVTFNENIGYHEAMTKGRAQDKAILNMIADNEISISADMTYEQLEKALQKVQEKTNDIIDDDNVAKTMHH, encoded by the coding sequence ATGAAACAAAAAGAAAATATATTAATCATTGGTGCAGGTTTATGCGGTTCACTTTTAGCACTACGTTTAGCACAACGTGGCTATAACGTTAATGTTTACGAAAGCAGACCAGATCTACGTACAACAGATATTTCTGCAGGTCGTTCTATCAACCTTGCCTTATCAGATCGCGGTTTTAAAGCCTTACGTTTAGCTAATGTTGAAGATAAAGCGCGTGAGATTTGTATCCCAATGAAAGGTAGATTAATGCACGATACCAAAGGTAATACCTTTGCATCCAACTATTCTGGTCGTGACAACGAATACATCAACTCTATTTCAAGAGGTGATTTAAACGGAATGCTACTAACCGAAGCCGATACATACGACAATCTAACCATTCATTTTAATACAGAATGCGAAACGGTAGATCTAGACACCAATACCGTTCATTTTAAAAATCGTAATACAAATGAAGCTTTTAACGTGAATGCAGACGTTATTTTTGGTACTGATGGCGCAGGTTCAGAATTAAGAAAAAGCTACTTTTTACAGCGTAAATTCTTGTTTAGTTTTTCTCAAAATTTCTTAACACACGGTTATAAAGAATTAGAAATTCCTGCAGCTGTAGACGGAAGTCATCAAATCAGTAAAGACTATTTACACATTTGGCCAAGAGGTGAATATATGCTTATCGCTTTACCCAATTTAGATGGAAGTTTTACTGTGACGTTGTTTTTAGGACATGAAGAAGGCGAGTATAATTTCAAAGATTTAGATACAGAAGACAACATAAAAGCCTTTTTCAAAGCGCAATTTCCTGATGCTTTAGCGCTAATTCCAAATATTGCTGATGAATTTGCAAACAATCCAACAGGTGCGTTAGGGACTATAAAATGTTCACCTTGGCATTATCAAGGTAAAACTTTAATTTTAGGTGATGCAGCGCATGCTGTTGTTCCGTTTTACGGACAAGGAATGAATGCTTCTTTTGAAGATGTAGCGGTGTTAGATAGCATTATCGATAAACATGAAGGCGATTGGGAAACCATTTTTAAAACCTATCAATCGGTAAGAAAAGCAGATGCAGACGCTATTGGCGAATTAGCCGAAGAGAATTATTACGAAATGCGCGATCATGTTGCTACCCCAATGTTTAAGACAAAGCGCCAATTAGAAATGCAATTAGAAAAGCATTTCCCAGAACATTATTTTTCAAAATATTCGATGGTAACATTCAATGAAAATATTGGTTATCACGAAGCCATGACCAAAGGTCGTGCGCAAGACAAAGCCATTTTAAATATGATTGCAGATAACGAGATATCGATATCAGCAGATATGACTTATGAGCAATTAGAAAAGGCTTTACAAAAAGTACAAGAAAAAACTAACGATATTATAGACGATGACAACGTTGCAAAAACGATGCATCACTAA
- the kynU gene encoding kynureninase, which translates to MSDYKTGLDYAKTQDQNDTLAQYRNQFHIPKDKEGNDWLYFTGNSLGLQPKSTEKYIQQELNDWANLGVEGHFEAKNPWMPYHEFLTESMAKIVGAKPIEVVVMNTLTTNLHLLMVSFYQPTKTKYKIVIESDAFPSDRYAVQTQLDFHGFDANEGLIEWQPREGEELLNIEDLETILDEQGDEIALLLIGGVNYYTGQYLDLKRIAELGHAKNCMVGIDLAHGAGNIQPELHNSGVDFAAWCTYKYLNSGPGSLGGLFVHEKHAHNKELKRFAGWWSHNKDTRFNMRQPLDVTPGAEGWQLSNPPILSMAAIKASLDMFNEVGMKALRKKSEQLTGYFEFLINELNNDKIKIITPTDPKQRGCQLSIQVKDADKSLHHKLTEANIITDWREPDVIRCAPVPLYNSFEDVFKMVEKLKEIL; encoded by the coding sequence TTGTCTGACTATAAAACCGGTCTTGATTACGCAAAAACACAAGATCAAAACGATACATTAGCGCAGTACCGCAATCAATTTCATATTCCTAAAGACAAAGAGGGAAATGATTGGTTATATTTTACAGGAAACTCGCTTGGACTACAACCAAAAAGCACGGAAAAGTACATTCAACAAGAGTTAAACGATTGGGCAAATCTTGGTGTAGAAGGTCATTTTGAAGCCAAAAACCCTTGGATGCCATACCACGAATTCTTAACTGAAAGTATGGCAAAAATTGTAGGTGCAAAACCTATTGAAGTTGTGGTGATGAACACGCTAACCACTAACCTACACTTGCTAATGGTTAGTTTTTATCAACCAACAAAGACCAAATACAAAATTGTAATTGAAAGTGATGCGTTTCCGTCAGATCGATATGCTGTACAAACACAACTAGATTTTCATGGTTTTGATGCTAATGAAGGTTTAATTGAATGGCAACCACGCGAAGGCGAAGAATTACTAAACATTGAAGATTTAGAAACCATTTTAGATGAACAAGGTGATGAAATCGCTTTGCTTCTAATTGGTGGCGTTAATTATTACACAGGTCAATATTTAGATTTAAAACGAATTGCCGAATTAGGTCACGCCAAAAACTGTATGGTTGGTATCGATTTAGCTCATGGCGCAGGAAATATTCAACCAGAATTACACAACTCAGGAGTCGATTTTGCAGCTTGGTGTACTTATAAATATTTAAATTCAGGACCAGGTAGTTTAGGCGGACTTTTTGTTCACGAAAAACATGCGCACAATAAAGAGTTAAAACGTTTTGCAGGTTGGTGGAGTCACAATAAAGACACGCGTTTTAACATGCGTCAGCCATTAGACGTTACACCTGGCGCCGAAGGTTGGCAACTCAGTAATCCGCCAATTTTATCTATGGCTGCCATAAAAGCGTCATTAGATATGTTTAATGAGGTTGGTATGAAAGCGTTACGCAAAAAATCTGAACAACTAACTGGTTATTTTGAATTTTTAATTAATGAATTAAACAACGATAAAATAAAAATAATCACACCAACAGATCCAAAACAACGTGGTTGCCAATTATCGATTCAAGTTAAAGATGCCGATAAAAGCTTACATCACAAATTAACCGAAGCTAATATTATTACAGATTGGCGCGAACCTGATGTAATACGTTGCGCACCAGTACCACTTTACAACAGTTTTGAAGATGTATTTAAAATGGTAGAAAAGTTGAAAGAAATTTTGTAG
- a CDS encoding class I SAM-dependent methyltransferase: protein MKDLNDAFSTNKATWNEKVKAHANSDFYKLDAFINGENSLNAYELNALPDVKGKSLLHLQCHFGQDTLSWSRLGAKCTGVDLSDEGVKLAQQLNNQLKLDANFVCCNVLDTSQHVKEQFDIVFTSYGVIGWLPDLKPWGKMIAERLKDGGTFYMVEFHPIVWMFDYLDGQPKMKYGYMQDEAIYEEYEGTYGDTNAKMISKEYGWNHGLSEVINALTEAGLRIDYLNEYDESPYNVLPNLEATKSGTYVTKDKLYPLIFEIKANKF, encoded by the coding sequence ATGAAAGACCTAAACGACGCCTTTAGTACAAACAAAGCCACTTGGAATGAAAAAGTAAAAGCGCATGCCAATAGTGATTTTTACAAATTAGACGCATTTATAAATGGTGAAAACTCGCTTAATGCATACGAGTTAAACGCTCTGCCAGACGTAAAAGGTAAGTCGTTATTACATTTGCAATGTCATTTTGGTCAAGATACTTTAAGCTGGAGTAGGTTAGGCGCAAAGTGTACTGGAGTAGATTTAAGTGACGAAGGTGTTAAACTAGCACAGCAATTAAATAACCAGTTAAAATTAGATGCCAACTTTGTATGTTGTAATGTTTTAGACACATCGCAACATGTAAAAGAACAGTTTGATATTGTTTTTACCAGTTATGGCGTAATAGGTTGGTTGCCCGATTTAAAACCTTGGGGAAAAATGATTGCAGAGCGTTTAAAAGATGGAGGTACATTTTATATGGTCGAGTTTCATCCAATAGTTTGGATGTTTGATTATTTAGACGGACAACCAAAAATGAAATATGGTTATATGCAAGATGAAGCCATTTATGAAGAATATGAAGGAACTTACGGAGATACTAACGCTAAAATGATAAGTAAAGAATACGGTTGGAATCATGGTTTAAGCGAAGTTATTAACGCCTTAACCGAAGCTGGTTTACGTATTGATTATTTAAACGAGTATGATGAAAGTCCGTATAATGTATTGCCGAATTTAGAAGCAACTAAATCGGGAACATACGTTACTAAAGACAAATTGTATCCTTTAATTTTTGAGATAAAAGCTAATAAGTTTTAA
- the msrA gene encoding peptide-methionine (S)-S-oxide reductase MsrA, translated as MKRLIPILLLTLFFSCNNQAQTNPKQDAVKNAKPKEVPLENGLAKAYFASGCFWCVEAIYESVKGVEEAISGYSGGHTQNPTYEKSNTGLTGHAEAVEVIYNPKVVSFSTLVDVYFASQNPTQVNGQGPDRGSQYRSIIFYQNEAQKNIIEQKKSALAKQLNATIAAEVYPFQKFWIAEDYHQNYEKLHPENPYIQNVSIPRLKKFQAKMPEVLKEKH; from the coding sequence ATGAAACGATTAATTCCAATCCTATTACTAACATTATTTTTTAGCTGTAATAATCAAGCACAAACCAATCCAAAACAAGATGCTGTAAAAAACGCTAAACCCAAAGAAGTACCTTTAGAAAACGGATTAGCAAAAGCGTATTTTGCTAGTGGCTGTTTTTGGTGCGTAGAAGCTATTTACGAAAGCGTTAAAGGTGTAGAAGAAGCTATTAGCGGTTATTCTGGTGGACATACACAAAATCCAACTTACGAAAAAAGCAACACTGGATTAACAGGTCATGCCGAAGCTGTAGAAGTTATTTATAATCCTAAAGTAGTTAGCTTTTCTACCTTAGTAGATGTGTATTTCGCATCACAAAATCCAACACAAGTTAATGGACAAGGACCAGATCGTGGATCTCAATACCGTTCTATTATTTTTTATCAAAATGAAGCCCAAAAGAACATAATAGAACAGAAAAAATCTGCTTTAGCAAAACAATTAAACGCTACAATTGCTGCTGAAGTCTATCCGTTTCAAAAATTTTGGATAGCAGAAGACTATCACCAAAATTATGAGAAGTTACATCCTGAAAATCCGTATATACAAAACGTTTCTATACCGCGTTTAAAAAAATTTCAAGCTAAAATGCCAGAAGTTTTAAAGGAAAAGCATTAA
- a CDS encoding zinc ribbon domain-containing protein produces the protein MAKTKEATVEERLRALYDLQLIDSRIDEIRNVRGELPLEVSDLEDEVAGLKTRLEKLDDSLANIDSEISARKNLIEESKALIKKYTEQQKNVRNNREFNSLSKEIEYQELEIQLAEKHIREFKAQIEQKKEVIAKTKEHAKDRETHLKHKKGELDAILKETEKEEQALLEKSEASKKKIEERLVKAYERIRANVKNGLAVVPVERGASGGSYFTIPPQVQMEIASRKKIITDEHSGRILVDPTLAEEQKEKMEKLFAKLS, from the coding sequence ATGGCAAAGACAAAAGAAGCAACAGTAGAAGAGCGTTTAAGAGCATTATACGACTTACAATTAATCGACTCTAGAATAGACGAGATAAGAAACGTTCGTGGAGAATTACCTCTAGAAGTTAGTGATTTAGAAGATGAAGTTGCTGGTTTAAAAACAAGACTAGAAAAACTAGATGACAGTCTTGCTAATATTGACTCTGAAATTAGCGCAAGAAAAAATTTAATTGAAGAATCTAAAGCTTTAATTAAAAAATATACAGAGCAACAAAAAAATGTTAGAAATAACAGAGAATTTAACTCTTTAAGCAAAGAAATTGAATATCAAGAATTAGAAATTCAATTAGCTGAAAAGCACATTAGAGAATTTAAAGCTCAAATCGAGCAAAAGAAAGAAGTAATTGCTAAAACTAAAGAACACGCTAAAGATCGTGAAACTCACCTAAAACATAAAAAAGGTGAATTAGATGCTATCTTAAAAGAAACTGAAAAAGAAGAACAAGCATTATTAGAAAAATCTGAAGCTTCTAAAAAGAAAATCGAAGAGCGTTTAGTAAAAGCTTACGAAAGAATAAGAGCTAATGTAAAAAATGGATTAGCAGTTGTTCCTGTTGAAAGAGGTGCATCTGGTGGATCTTATTTTACAATTCCTCCACAAGTACAAATGGAAATTGCTTCTCGTAAAAAAATTATTACAGATGAGCATAGTGGACGTATACTTGTAGATCCAACTCTTGCCGAAGAACAAAAAGAAAAAATGGAAAAATTATTTGCTAAGTTATCTTAA